Proteins from a single region of Salinisphaera sp. T31B1:
- a CDS encoding class I adenylate-forming enzyme family protein — protein MPSPAFTTADERARRAGEQQIALPETIGELVRERAALKGDATAAVWFEQNVTLSYRQLDERASRLASSLMRLGVRKGCHVGVMLANTPAYPITWIALGRLGAVMVPINTAYRKDELRFVLDDADVQFFIVEQDFIAILESIETWPDTLVPERVIEHAGLADVYRSWDDLIEAGDAAFVVPWVVGRNDLLNLQYTSGTTGFPKGCMLNHDYWVMHGANSARHRRPEQGGIENILIWAPFFYMDPMWQFLMTLTLGGTAYIADKMSLSRFFDWLIDYEIHFCIFPEPALSYYPPSARDAELSLKYISIYGWTEEARRDVQKRFSVIAREGYGMTEIGTGALVPAGAHDKSLVRTCGLPMAFREMRICDADGRDVPTGEVGELWVKGRSIFWGYYKRPQANAESFVGAWFRTGDLFRRDEDGFYYLVGRIKEMIKRSGENIAANEVEAVLRSMGEIDEAAVVAVPDVLRREEVKAYIKLTAGIEPTDVPPQRILEHCRSRLAAFKVPRYIEYMQTDFPRTASRKIAKNKLAGDADDVLANTYDAQDDIWR, from the coding sequence GTGCCCAGCCCCGCTTTCACCACGGCCGACGAGCGGGCGCGTCGCGCGGGCGAGCAGCAGATCGCGCTGCCCGAGACGATAGGTGAATTGGTCCGCGAGCGGGCCGCGCTCAAGGGCGACGCCACCGCCGCGGTCTGGTTCGAACAGAACGTGACGCTGTCGTATCGACAGCTCGATGAACGTGCGAGCCGGCTCGCCTCGAGCCTGATGCGCCTGGGCGTACGCAAGGGCTGTCATGTCGGGGTGATGCTGGCGAATACGCCGGCCTATCCGATCACCTGGATCGCCCTGGGCCGTCTGGGCGCGGTCATGGTGCCCATCAACACGGCCTATCGAAAGGACGAGCTGCGCTTCGTGCTCGACGACGCCGATGTGCAGTTTTTCATCGTCGAACAGGATTTCATCGCGATCCTCGAATCGATCGAGACCTGGCCCGACACGCTCGTGCCGGAGCGCGTCATCGAGCATGCCGGCCTTGCCGACGTGTACCGCTCGTGGGACGACTTGATCGAAGCCGGCGATGCCGCGTTCGTTGTGCCCTGGGTCGTGGGCCGCAACGATCTGTTGAACCTGCAGTACACCTCGGGCACCACCGGCTTTCCCAAAGGCTGCATGCTCAACCACGACTACTGGGTGATGCATGGCGCCAATTCGGCGCGCCACCGGCGTCCGGAGCAGGGCGGTATCGAGAACATATTGATCTGGGCGCCGTTCTTCTACATGGACCCGATGTGGCAGTTTCTGATGACGCTGACACTCGGGGGCACAGCCTATATCGCCGACAAGATGAGTCTGAGCCGGTTCTTCGACTGGCTGATCGACTACGAAATCCACTTCTGTATCTTCCCCGAGCCGGCGTTGTCCTATTACCCGCCGTCGGCGCGCGATGCCGAGCTCAGCCTGAAATACATCAGTATCTACGGCTGGACCGAGGAGGCCCGCCGGGACGTGCAAAAGCGCTTTAGCGTGATCGCCCGTGAAGGCTATGGCATGACCGAAATCGGCACCGGCGCGCTCGTGCCCGCCGGTGCCCATGACAAGTCGCTGGTACGAACCTGTGGCCTGCCGATGGCCTTTCGCGAAATGCGCATCTGCGACGCCGACGGCCGGGATGTGCCCACCGGCGAGGTCGGCGAGCTGTGGGTGAAGGGCCGCAGCATCTTCTGGGGGTACTACAAGCGTCCGCAGGCAAACGCCGAGAGCTTCGTCGGCGCCTGGTTTCGTACCGGCGATCTGTTTCGCCGCGACGAGGACGGCTTCTATTACCTGGTCGGGCGGATCAAGGAAATGATCAAACGCTCCGGCGAGAACATTGCCGCCAACGAGGTCGAGGCGGTGCTGCGTTCCATGGGCGAGATCGACGAAGCCGCCGTGGTGGCCGTGCCCGACGTACTGCGCCGCGAAGAGGTCAAGGCCTATATCAAGCTCACGGCCGGCATCGAGCCGACAGACGTGCCCCCACAACGCATTCTCGAGCATTGCCGCAGCCGCCTGGCCGCGTTCAAGGTGCCGCGCTATATCGAGTACATGCAGACCGATTTCCCGCGTACGGCGTCGCGCAAGATCGCCAAGAACAAGCTGGCAGGCGACGCCGACGACGTGCTCGCCAATACGTACGACGCGCAAGACGACATCTGGCGCTGA
- a CDS encoding amidohydrolase family protein: MFIDFSSRPPGPAFAGNASHLANYRRIYRKTESEVASASGDDALAEYLDTYSRLGASRVVLKARDVRSTFGFRIANADVAEFCRTHGERFIGFAGVDPHRGDAAVAEFEHAIRELGLRGLNIQGFEHQLAIDDERLYPLYEKCIELDVPVNIHCGTNFSTHTSMTYGAPIALDRVMIDFPALRVCASPPGWPWVHELLAVAWRHPNVWIGTLAMRPRLMTKPHSGYEPLLQYGCTVLQDRMIFGSAYPMMPVEKALNEFEALPIPDAVRRKWLHDNAADFLGIAAG, translated from the coding sequence ATGTTCATCGATTTTTCCAGCCGCCCGCCGGGGCCGGCGTTCGCAGGCAATGCGTCGCATCTGGCCAACTACCGACGTATCTATCGCAAGACCGAGTCCGAGGTTGCCTCGGCGTCCGGCGACGACGCCCTGGCAGAGTACCTCGATACCTATTCGCGTCTCGGCGCGTCGCGGGTGGTGCTCAAGGCACGGGACGTACGCTCCACATTCGGTTTTCGGATCGCCAATGCCGATGTCGCCGAATTTTGTCGCACACACGGCGAGCGTTTCATCGGTTTTGCCGGCGTGGACCCGCACCGCGGCGACGCCGCGGTGGCCGAATTCGAACACGCCATTCGCGAGCTCGGCCTGCGGGGGCTCAATATCCAGGGCTTCGAACACCAACTCGCGATCGACGACGAGCGGCTCTATCCGCTATACGAGAAATGCATCGAGCTCGACGTGCCGGTCAATATCCATTGCGGCACGAATTTTTCGACGCATACCTCGATGACCTATGGCGCGCCCATCGCGCTGGACCGGGTCATGATCGATTTTCCGGCGCTGCGCGTATGCGCGTCGCCGCCGGGCTGGCCGTGGGTGCATGAGTTGCTGGCGGTGGCCTGGCGCCATCCGAACGTGTGGATCGGCACGCTCGCCATGCGTCCACGGCTGATGACGAAACCGCATTCGGGTTATGAGCCGTTGCTGCAGTATGGCTGCACGGTACTGCAGGACCGCATGATCTTCGGGTCGGCCTATCCGATGATGCCGGTGGAAAAAGCGCTGAACGAGTTCGAGGCGCTGCCGATACCGGATGCCGTACGCCGCAAGTGGCTGCACGACAACGCCGCCGACTTTCTCGGCATCGCGGCCGGATAG
- a CDS encoding CoA-acylating methylmalonate-semialdehyde dehydrogenase has protein sequence MTSTLHHWIDGRIAEQAGGRRSPVYNPATGETTAELALADADQTRAAIDAAEAALPAWAATTPLKRARILFRFKQLLEENLDEMAALITAEHGKVHSDAKGEVVRGMEVVEYACGAPDLLKGEHSLNAGTGVDAFSLRQPVGVVAGITPFNFPAMVPMWMFPVALACGNTFILKPSEKDPSAALRMAELLAEAGLPAGVFNVVQGDKEAVDTLIDDERVAALSFVGSTPIAESIYARGAANGKRVQALGGAKNHVVVMPDADMDSVVDGLMGAAYGSAGERCMAVSVAVPVGEETADRLVAALEERLATLTVGNGAADDEPQMGPLVTAAHRDKVAGYVDLGVEEGAELVVDGRGLTVNGHEDGFFLGGCLFDHVTPTMRIYREEIFGPVLSVVRSASLDEAIRLVNAHEFGNGTAIFTNDGGAARVFQENIQAGMVGVNVAIPVPMAFHSFGGWKRSRFGVLHAHGPDGVRFYTQLKTVTQRWPDARSSENAFAMPTLG, from the coding sequence ATGACGAGCACGCTGCACCATTGGATCGACGGCCGTATCGCCGAACAGGCCGGCGGGCGGCGTTCGCCGGTCTACAACCCGGCCACCGGTGAAACCACCGCCGAGCTGGCCCTGGCCGACGCCGACCAGACCCGTGCCGCCATCGACGCGGCCGAGGCGGCGTTGCCGGCCTGGGCCGCCACCACGCCGCTCAAGCGTGCGCGCATCCTGTTTCGATTCAAGCAGTTGCTCGAGGAAAACCTCGACGAAATGGCCGCGCTGATCACCGCCGAACACGGCAAGGTGCATTCGGATGCCAAGGGCGAAGTCGTGCGTGGCATGGAAGTGGTCGAATATGCCTGTGGCGCGCCCGACCTGCTCAAGGGCGAGCATTCGCTCAATGCCGGCACCGGCGTGGACGCCTTTTCCCTGCGCCAACCCGTGGGCGTGGTCGCCGGCATCACGCCGTTCAACTTCCCGGCCATGGTGCCCATGTGGATGTTCCCCGTGGCCCTGGCCTGCGGCAACACCTTCATCCTCAAGCCCTCCGAGAAGGACCCGAGTGCTGCGCTGCGCATGGCCGAACTGCTCGCCGAAGCCGGCCTGCCCGCGGGCGTGTTCAATGTCGTGCAGGGCGACAAGGAGGCCGTGGATACGCTCATCGACGACGAGCGCGTGGCCGCGCTGAGCTTCGTCGGCTCGACGCCGATCGCCGAATCCATCTACGCGCGTGGTGCGGCCAACGGTAAGCGTGTCCAGGCGCTCGGCGGCGCCAAGAACCATGTCGTGGTCATGCCCGATGCCGATATGGACAGCGTGGTCGACGGCCTGATGGGTGCGGCCTATGGCTCGGCCGGCGAACGTTGCATGGCGGTGTCGGTCGCCGTGCCCGTGGGCGAGGAGACCGCCGATCGGCTCGTCGCCGCGCTTGAAGAACGCCTCGCCACGCTCACCGTGGGCAACGGCGCCGCCGACGACGAGCCGCAGATGGGCCCGCTGGTCACCGCCGCGCATCGCGACAAGGTTGCGGGCTATGTCGATCTCGGCGTCGAGGAAGGCGCCGAGCTCGTCGTGGACGGCCGCGGGCTGACCGTCAACGGCCACGAAGACGGCTTCTTCCTCGGCGGCTGCCTGTTCGATCACGTCACGCCCACGATGCGTATCTATCGCGAAGAAATCTTCGGGCCGGTGTTGTCCGTGGTACGCAGCGCATCGCTGGACGAGGCGATCCGCCTGGTGAACGCCCACGAGTTCGGCAACGGCACCGCAATCTTCACCAACGACGGCGGCGCCGCGCGTGTCTTCCAGGAGAATATCCAGGCCGGCATGGTCGGCGTGAACGTGGCGATTCCGGTGCCCATGGCCTTCCACAGCTTCGGCGGCTGGAAGCGCTCGCGCTTTGGCGTGCTGCACGCCCACGGCCCGGACGGGGTGCGCTTCTATACCCAGCTCAAGACCGTCACCCAGCGCTGGCCGGACGCGCGCAGCAGCGAAAACGCCTTCGCCATGCCCACCCTGGGCTGA
- the ald gene encoding alanine dehydrogenase, producing the protein MHIGVPKEIKPQEARVGLTPAGVRELVEHGHQVTVETRAGQGAGLADSDYEAAGATIAEDAERVFETADMIVKVKEPQPEEYKRLLEGQILFTYLHLAPDAEQTRGLVDSGCVAIAYETVTADDGSLPLLAPMSEVAGRLSVQAGAHCLENVNGGAGMLLGGVPGVPGANTVVVGGGVVGSNALRMALGLGAQVTVLDNSLERLRALDALYGGRLHTLFSNTDTLERSIAEADLVIGAVLLPGAAAPKLVTEAMIASMRPGSVVVDVAIDQGGCFETSRATSHSEPTYTVDGVVHYCVTNMPGCVARTSTFALTHATLPFVLQLADSGYQQALIDNPHLRAGLNVHGGQITHRAVADNLGYEHTLAESVLGIAADA; encoded by the coding sequence ATGCACATCGGCGTACCCAAGGAAATCAAGCCCCAGGAAGCACGGGTCGGGCTCACGCCCGCCGGTGTGCGCGAACTCGTCGAACACGGCCACCAGGTCACGGTAGAAACCCGCGCTGGCCAGGGTGCCGGCCTGGCCGACAGCGATTACGAAGCCGCCGGGGCCACGATCGCCGAAGACGCCGAGCGCGTGTTCGAAACCGCCGACATGATCGTCAAGGTCAAGGAACCGCAGCCCGAGGAATACAAACGGCTGCTCGAGGGCCAGATCCTGTTCACCTATCTGCATCTGGCGCCCGACGCCGAACAGACCCGCGGCCTGGTGGACTCCGGGTGTGTGGCCATCGCCTACGAGACCGTGACCGCCGACGACGGCAGTCTGCCGCTACTCGCGCCCATGAGCGAAGTCGCCGGGCGCCTGTCGGTCCAGGCCGGCGCCCACTGCCTGGAAAACGTCAACGGCGGCGCCGGCATGCTGCTCGGCGGCGTGCCCGGCGTGCCGGGCGCGAATACGGTGGTGGTCGGCGGCGGCGTGGTCGGCAGCAATGCCCTGCGCATGGCGCTGGGCCTCGGCGCGCAGGTCACCGTGCTCGACAATTCGCTCGAACGCCTGCGCGCACTCGATGCGCTCTATGGCGGGCGCCTGCATACGTTGTTTTCCAATACCGATACGCTCGAACGCAGCATTGCCGAAGCCGATCTGGTCATCGGTGCCGTGCTGCTGCCGGGCGCGGCCGCGCCCAAGCTCGTGACCGAAGCGATGATTGCCAGCATGCGCCCCGGCAGCGTGGTCGTCGACGTGGCCATCGATCAGGGCGGCTGTTTCGAGACCAGCCGGGCGACCTCGCACTCCGAGCCGACCTATACCGTCGACGGCGTCGTGCACTACTGCGTGACCAACATGCCCGGCTGCGTCGCGCGCACCTCGACCTTCGCGCTGACCCACGCCACGCTGCCCTTCGTGCTGCAACTCGCGGACTCGGGTTATCAGCAGGCGTTGATCGACAACCCCCATCTGCGCGCCGGACTGAACGTGCATGGCGGCCAGATCACCCACCGCGCCGTGGCCGACAACCTCGGCTACGAGCACACGCTGGCAGAAAGCGTTCTGGGTATCGCGGCCGACGCCTGA